A single region of the Lotus japonicus ecotype B-129 chromosome 4, LjGifu_v1.2 genome encodes:
- the LOC130710400 gene encoding lysine-rich arabinogalactan protein 18-like codes for MDRNGVFSLALICIVVAGVGGQSPTAAPTTSPATPSATTPVSTPVAPVASPKPAATTPAASPSTATAPAPATTTPVTPVTSPPPAAVPVASPPPAAVPVSSPPAKSPPAPAPTAVPVAAPVTTPEVPAPAPSKTKKDAAPAPSPVVPDSPPAGAPGPSDAVSPGPDGAGTANDESGAETMRSLKMMGGLAMSWVVLVFMF; via the exons ATGGATCGTAACGGCGTGTTTTCACTCGCATTGATCTGCATCGTCGTCGCCGGCGTCGGAGGCCAGTCTCCCACGGCGGCGCCGACCACATCACCGGCTACTCCGTCAGCAACCACTCCAGTTTCCACACCAGTAGCTCCCGTTGCTTCCCCCAAACCCGCTGCCACAACACCCGCTGCATCTCCTTCAACAGCCACAGCTCCTGCTCCGGCGACGACCACACCTGTGACGCCAGTGACCTCACCGCCGCCGGCGGCTGTTCCGGTTGCCTCTCCACCACCTGCTGCTGTTCCAGTCAGCTCACCTCCAGCCAAATCTCCACCTGCACCTGCTCCTACAGCTGTTCCCGTTGCAGCGCCTGTCACCACCCCCGAGGTTCCTGCTCCGGCTCCTAGCAAGACGAAGAAGGACGCCGCACCAGCACCGTCACCGGTGGTTCCAGATTCACCTCCGGCTGGAGCTCCTGGACCTAGTGATGCGGTTTCTCCTGGTCCAGATGGTGCCGGCACCGCGAACGATGAG AGTGGAGCTGAAACCATGAGGAGCTTGAAGATGATGGGAGGCTTGGCTATGAGCTGGGTTGTTCTTGTTTTTATGTTCTAG
- the LOC130710398 gene encoding aspartic proteinase 36-like, whose protein sequence is MARASTHLISTLSLILHLFHLLRGGDAAILQNRHHGSLPAMVLPLYLSASNSSTSELDPRRQLHGSESKRHPNARMRLHDDLLLNGYYTTRLWIGTPPQMFALIVDTGSTVTYVPCSSCEQCGRHQDPKFQPDLSSTYQPVKCTLDCNCDDDRMQCVYERQYAEMSTSSGVLGEDVISFGNQSELAPQRAVFGCENVETGDLYSQHADGIMGLGRGDLSIMDQLVDKNVVSDSFSLCYGGMDVGGGAMVLGGISPPTDMVFAYSDPVRSPYYNIDLKEIHVAGKRLPLNSNVFDGKHGTVLDSGTTYAYLPEAAFTAFKDAIVKELQSLNQISGPDPNYHDICFSGAGTDVSQISKSFPVVDMVFGNGQKYSLSPENYMFRHSKVRGAYCLGVFQNGKDPTTLLGGIVVRNTLVTYDREQTKIGFWKTNCAELWERLQTSVAPPQMAPNTEVRNSTKALAPSVAPPVSQHHVPAGELKIAQITIAISFNISYVDMKPHITELAGLMAHELDVNTSQVHLLNFTSFGNGSLSRWAITPRPNADYISDATATRIIAQLSEHHIQLPGTFGGYKLIDWNVEPPPKWNWWQQYHMVVGLVSILALLIGLSILGIFLIWKKRQQNAHPYKPVDEAVPEQELQPL, encoded by the exons ATGGCGCGGGCGTCAACTCACCTCATCTCCACCCTCTCCCTGATCCTCCACCTCTTTCACCTCCTTCGTGGCGGCGACGCCGCGATCCTTCAAAACCGCCACCATGGCTCTCTTCCTGCAATGGTCCTTCCATTATACCTCTCCGCTTCCAATTCGTCAACATCAGAGCTCGATCCCCGTCGCCAGCTCCATGGATCCGAGTCCAAACGCCACCCTAATGCTCGCATGAGACTCCACGATGATCTCCTCCTCAACGG GTACTACACAACGCGGCTTTGGATCGGTACTCCGCCGCAGATGTTTGCTCTCATTGTTGATACGGGGAGTACTGTTACGTATGTTCCGTGCTCGTCGTGCGAACAGTGTGGCAGGCACCAG GATCCAAAGTTCCAGCCAGACTTGTCAAGCACCTATCAACCTGTCAAATGCACATTGGATTGCAATTGTGATGATGACAGGATGCAATGTGTGTATGAGAGACAGTATGCTGAAATGAGTACTAGCAGTGGTGTCCTTGGTGAGGATGTCATATCCTTTGGAAATCAGAGTGAGCTTGCCCCACAGCGTGCTGTTTTTGGCTGTGAAAATGTTGAGACTGGTGATCTTTATAGTCAGCATGCTGATGGCATCATGGGTTTGGGCCGTGGAGATCTTAGTATCATGGATCAACTGGTTGACAAAAATGTAGTTAGTGATTCATTCTCACTATGCTATGGTGGAATGGATGTTGGTGGGGGTGCAATGGTTCTTGGTGGCATATCTCCCCCGACAGACATGGTCTTTGCATATTCAGATCCTGTGCGCAG TCCCTATTACAATATTGATTTGAAGGAGATACATGTTGCGGGGAAGCGACTGCCTCTAAACTCAAATGTCTTTGATGGAAAACATGGAACTGTCTTGGACAGTGGTACAACTTATGCATACCTACCAGAAGCCGCATTTACTGCATTTAAGGATGCT ATTGTCAAGGAACTTCAATCTTTGAATCAAATCAGTGGTCCAGATCCAAATTATCATGATATATGTTTTTCTGGTGCTGGAAC TGATGTCTCTCAAATCTCTAAAAGCTTTCCAGTGGTTGACATGGTATTTGGAAATGGTCAGAAGTACTCGCTGTCACCTGAAAATTACATGTTCCGG CATTCAAAAGTGAGAGGTGCATATTGTCTGGGAGTTTTTCAAAATGGAAAGGATCCTACTACTCTTTTAGGAG GCATTGTTGTCCGAAACACTCTTGTAACCTATGATCGTGAGCAAACAAAAATTGGTTTCTGGAAAACTAACTGTGCTGAGTTATGGGAAAGACTACAGACATCTGTTGCCCCACCACAAATGGCTCCAAATACAGAAGTAAGAAATTCAACCAAAGCATTGGCGCCTTCAGTTGCTCCACCTGTATCGCAGCATCATGTACCCGCAG GTGAACTCAAAATTGCACAAATAACAATTGCAATATCATTTAACATCAGTTATGTGGATATGAAGCCTCACATCACAGAATTGGCTGGATTGATGGCACATGAGTTAGATGTTAATACTTCCCAG GTTCACTTACTGAATTTTACCTCTTTTGGAAATGGTTCCCTCTCTAGATGGGCCATAACCCCAAGGCCGAATGCTGATTACATTTCTGATGCAACTGCAACG AGAATAATTGCTCAGCTTTCTGAGCATCACATTCAACTTCCTGGCACCTTTGGAGGTTATAAGTTGATTGATTGGAATGTTGAGCCTCCACCAAAATG GAATTGGTGGCAGCAATATCACATGGTTGTGGGTTTAGTTTCTATACTCGCGTTGCTTATAGGATTGTCAATATTAGGAATATTCTTAATTTGGAAAAAGAGACAGCAGAACGCCCATCCATACAAGCCGGTTGATGAAGCTGTTCCTGAGCAAGAACTTCAGCCATTATGA
- the LOC130712129 gene encoding FRIGIDA-like protein 3: protein MGDVEQGKENNVESMIEQLAQAFLELEARKGASEDKIQWVEIKQHFLDLETALTKKHEELEAREREYEQKQSEMNTLLAERKEEVARKEQDLLDWLQELKDAAVASIAEAHANNHTGTMESVYEGESKDNKVSNSLDDTNSIEEDPEEEPEEDFPHKSGEKSEGVAAEIRPHPELTLLIELMDAKGLLNYIAENKKNLSVIREEISVALESATTPALLVLDSLEGFYPTNETAQLNDKKDAALQGMRKSCVLLLEAMATLLAKADPGADHILNPETKQQAKAIADEWRPKLASTDIDAANGHSLEAEAFLQLVSTFRIASEFDEEELCKLVLAIAQLRKAPELCRSTGLIHKVPAVVELLVNNEEQIAAIHFIQAFQLQESFPPVPLLRLYLKNRRRNVQVKTRSVPDIASAKNDANAKELAAVKAVISCIEEYNFESDYPLDTLHKRVYQLEQSKGGDRKRGGEFSKRPQQSKRPRPSERQRPNERYFQRRSSGGSAASAGVMGRQVLPVRAAYAGTADIYHHGGHYQVPGPAIYTPPANVPPSNYGHYVGSSSLQSSHLPYM, encoded by the exons ATGGGGGACGTGGAGCAAGGGAAGGAAAATAACGTGGAATCTATGATAGAGCAGCTTGCTCAGGCATTTCTTGAATTGGAAGCTCGAAAGGGGGCTTCTGAGGATAAGATTCAGTGGGTTGAAATTAAGCAACATTTCCTTGACCTTGAGACGGCGTTGACTAAGAAACATGAAGAACTGGAAGCCAGGGAGAGGGAGTATGAACAGAAACAATCAGAAATGAATACACTACTtgcagagagaaaggaagaggtTGCTAGGAAAGAGCAAGACCTTTTAGATTGGTTGCAGGAGCTTAAAGATGCAGCTGTAGCTTCCATCGCTGAGGCTCATGCAAATAACCATACTGGCACTATGGAGTCTGTATATGAGGGGGAGAGCAAAGATAACAAGGTAAGCAACTCTCTTGACGATACAAATTCCATTGAGGAGGACCCTGAGGAGGAACCTGAGGAGGATTTTCCTCATAAATCAGGTGAAAAGTCTGAGGGTGTGGCCGCTGAGATTAGGCCACATCCGGAGCTGACACTTTTAATCGAGCTAATGGATGCCAAAGGTCTTCTGAATTATATTGCggagaataaaaaaaatctgtCTGTTATTCGTGAAGAAATCTCTGTTGCATTAGAAAGTGCAACTACTCCAGCACTCTTGGTGCTGGATTCATTGGAGGGGTTTTACCCCACCAATGAAACTGCCCAACTAAACGACAAAAAGGATGCTGCCCTTCAGGGCATGCGCAAATCCTGTGTTTTACTTTTGGAAGCCATGGCCACTCTATTGGCAAAGGCTGACCCAGGTGCAGATCACATTCTGAACCCTGAAACCAAGCAGCAAGCCAAAGCAATTGCTGATGAGTGGAGGCCCAAGTTAGCTAGTACAGACATTGATGCTGCCAATGGACATTCATTGGAAGCAGAGGCGTTCTTGCAACtcgtttcaacttttaggattGCTTCAGAGTTTGATGAAGAAGAACTCTGCAAGCTTGTACTTGCAATTGCTCAGCTTAGGAAGGCACCTGAGCTCTGCCGCTCAACTGGGTTAATTCACAAAGTGCCAG CTGTTGTTGAGTTATTAGTCAATAACGAGGAACAAATCGCAGCTATACATTTTATTCAAGCCTTTCAGCTTCAAGAAAGTTTCCCTCCTGTGCCTCTTCTGAGGTTATACCTCAAGAACCGAAGGAGAAATGTCCAAGTAAAGACTAGAAGCGTGCCTGATATTGCTAGTGCAAAG AATGACGCCAATGCAAAAGAGCTTGCAGCTGTGAAAGCCGTCATAAGTTGTATTGAAGAGTACAACTTCGAATCTGACTACCCTCTTGATACACTTCACAAAAGGGTTTATCAACTAGAGCAATCAAAGGGAGGAGATAGAAAGAGAGGTGGAGAGTTTAGTAAACGTCCGCAGCAGTCAAAGAGGCCAAGGCCTAGTGAGAGGCAAAGGCCTAATGAGAGATATTTTCAACGCCGTTCATCTGGTGGAAGTGCTGCTTCAGCCGGTGTTATGGGTAGGCAGGTTCTTCCTGTTAGGGCAGCTTATGCAGGAACTGCTGATATATATCATCACGGTGGCCACTATCAAGTTCCTGGCCCAGCTATATACACTCCACCAGCTAATGTTCCTCCTTCCAACTATGGTCATTATGTAGGTAGTAGTAGTTTGCAATCCTCGCACCTGCCATACATGTGA
- the LOC130714951 gene encoding metal transporter Nramp3-like translates to MCIAFLDPGNLEGDLQAGAIAGYSLLWLLMWATGMGLLIQLLSARLGVATGKHLAISNMAELCREEYPTWARMVLWAMAEVNLIGSDIQEVIGSAIAIRVLSNGVMPLWAGVVITALDCFIFLFLENYGVRRFEAFFAVLIGIMALSFAWMFGETKPCGKDLLLGILVPKLSSRTIQQAVGVVGCLIMPYNLFLHSALVQSRKIDHTNKGRVQEALNYYSIESTIALLVSFVINIFVTSVFAKGFYGSEIANSIGLANAGQYLQEAYGSGVFPILYIWGIGLLAAGQSSTITGTYAGQFIMGGFLNLRIKKWMRALITRSCAIIPTMIVALIFDSSEQSLDVLSGWLNVLQSVQIPFALIPLLCLVSKEEIMGTFKIGTVLKTISWLVAALVIVINGYFLLEFFSSEVNGALVGAILGALTAAYVMFIIYLLWRAITCSPWQKFTQSKTIAHSES, encoded by the exons ATGTGTATAGCGTTTCTGGACCCGGGGAACCTGGAGGGTGACCTTCAAGCGGGTGCCATTGCAGGGTACTCGCTGCTGTGGCTTTTGATGTGGGCCACTGGCATGGGGCTGCTAATTCAGCTCTTGTCGGCGCGGCTCGGCGTCGCCACCGGGAAGCACTTGGC GATTTCTAACATGGCGGAGCTGTGCAGGGAGGAGTATCCCACGTGGGCTAGGATGGTGCTGTGGGCCATGGCGGAGGTTAATCTCATTGGTTCTGATATTCAAGAGGTTATTGGCAGTGCTATTGCCATTCGGGTTCTTAGTAACGGGGTCATGCCCCTTTGGGCTGGGGTTGTCATTACTGCTCTTGATTG ttttatttttctctttcttgagaacTATGGTGTGAGGAGATTCGAAGCTTTTTTCGCTGTTCTTATTGGGATAATGGCACTGTCGTTCGCGTGGATGTTTGGTGAAACAAAGCCTTGTGGCAAGGATCTTCTTCTTG GCATTTTGGTTCCAAAACTCAGCTCTAGAACTATACAACAAGCTGTTGGAGTTGTGGGTTGTCTTATAATGCCTTACAATCTATTCTTGCACTCTGCTCTTGTCCAATCAAGGAAGATTGACCACACCAACAAAGGACGAGTTCAAGAAGCTCTTAACTATTACTCTATTGAGTCCACCATTGCGCTTCTCGTCTCCTTTGTCATTAACATATTTGTAACATCTGTGTTTGCCAAGGGGTTTTATGGTTCTGAAATAGCAAATAGCATTGGTCTTGCAAATGCAGGACAATATCTTCAGGAGGCCTATGGTAGTGGAGTATTTCCAATATTATACATATGGGGTATTGGTTTATTGGCAGCCGGACAAAGTAGCACTATTACTGGTACTTATGCTGGACAATTTATCATGGGAGGATTTCTAAATTTAAGGATCAAAAAATGGATGAGGGCGTTAATCACTCGAAGTTGTGCAATAATACCAACCATGATTGTTGCTCTTATATTTGATTCCTCAGAGCAATCACTGGATGTTCTGAGTGGGTGGCTTAATGTTCTTCAGTCAGTCCAAATCCCATTTGCACTTATTCCATTGCTCTGTCTAGTTTCAAAGGAGGAGATAATGGGTACTTTTAAAATTGGCACTGTCCTCAAG ACTATTTCTTGGCTTGTGGCTGCTCTGGTGATAGTGATTAATGGCTATTTCTTGCTGGAATTCTTCTCCTCTGAAGTGAATGGAGCATTAGTTGGCGCTATACTGGGTGCACTGACCGCTGCATATGTTATGTTCATAATATATCTTCTGTGGCGAGCCATTACCTGTTCACCTTGGCAAAAATTCACACAATCAAAGACAATTGCTCACTCAGAAAGTTGA